The sequence CACCACCGTGCCGGGCCGCGCGACCCTCGAGTGGGCGCCCGCGGCGACGACAGATCTGATCTTTCGCCCCGTGCGCGGGTTCGGGGTGGCCGTCGGCGCAGGCCTCCGCCCTCTCCAGTCGTTCGACCCCCACGCCCAGCTGCGCTTCTATCCGTACCGGGCGCTCGCCATCTCGCTCGGCGCGGCGCTCCCCGTCGGGGGCCGCGACCGGACGAACCTCGCGGGCGCCGTGTCGATCGGCTGGGACGACTGAGCCCACCCGCGCGGCGCGCGTCCATGCGGGGCGCGCGCCCGCGAGTGCTGCGCTCAGCTCGCGAACGCGATACCCCACGCTTCTCGCTGAGACCACGCGTCGTGTCCGCGCCCGGGTGGCACCGCCCGGCGCGCTGGTCGCGCCTAGCGATATCGCGACCGCACGGCAGCATTCTACGGAGGAAGTGAGCGGGTGGCGAGGACGTCGTCGCGAACCAGCGTCGCCACGCGCAGCCGCGCGTCTTCTCGTACCGGGAGCGTCGGGACTCGCTCGAGCAGGACGGCGGGATCCACCAACCCACACCTCACGGCGACCCGGCAGAAGTGACGATCCTTCTCGCGGGCGGCGACATACTTCGAGAGGAGCAGATCGTGGATCTCGAGGCAGAGTCCCTTCGCGCCTCGAGTCCCCGGGCCCTGAATGGTCACTAGGCGACTTTCCCACCCTGCCGGCAGGAGCGCCGTGCCGGGCTCGACGCCCTGAGCGTAGTAGCCGAAGGTGTCGTGGAACGGGGACAGCTCTCCCAGTGAGCCATCGATGAGCTCCCATCGCTCCGGGTGATTCCGAGGGTAGACGTCCGCCTCGACGGAGACGAGGAGCTCAGCGGGGGCGTCGGGAAACTGGCCGAGGACCGCCTGGCTTCCGACGATGATGAGCTCGTCGTCGTCGGCGATGGTGGTCGCGGCTCGAATGATGTGCTCGAGCTGGGAACGCTTCACGAAGCGCGTGACCGGAGGATGCGCCATCGTGTTCGCGCGTCCAGGACGCCCGCGAACGGGCTCACTTGGCGGAGGTCGTGCATTCGCTCGGAGCCTTCGAGCATGGCACGGACCAGAGCATCGCGAGGCTCCTCGAGGAGCGCGTGCCAGGCCTCGGCGTACGCACGCGGGACCGAGTCGTCGAGCAGCCAAGCCGCGACGCGCCGCCGGGCGGCCGAGACGAGCGCGGGATCGGCCAGGAGTCGCTCGACGACGGCGGCGTGGAGTCGAAGGCTCCTCTCTTGGACGTGATCGTGAAGGTCCACGCACGAAGCATACAGCGCGCGGGCTCGTGGAGCACGCTCGCCGTCCCGTCCACCCTGCCGGCGAACGGCTCGTTGGACGCCCCCGCCGCGGTCGACCGCCGCGCGCGTCGAGACGCGCTCCGCGACCTTCGAGCGAACCGCAGGTACGAGGATCAGAACGACGCGGCCTCACTGCGGCGTGATCCCGCATGGAAGGTCGCATGCGACCGCAACGCCGACGAAGACGACGCTGCTGCGTGAGCCGCCGCGCACTGCGCGCCCACCGCCGCACCGCGCGCTTCGCCGCGAGACGGCTACGCGCGTCCGCCACAGGCCCGCCGAGACTTCGCCAGCCCCATCGCTCGCCCTTCGTCGGCTCCCGACTAAAATCGCCCCCTCCACACACCGCCCCCACATCCAGTGAATTATCCGGGCTCTAGGCGAGGAGGAGCAACGAAGTACGGCGACGTAAGTCGGCGAAAAGCCGACCGAATCAAGCGGTTCGGCGCTCTAGTCTCCTGGAGTCGTGGTTCGTATCAGAAGTCGGGTCTTCGGTGTCATGCCGAGGAGCGATGGGGTGCCCCGTTTTCGGCGGCGGCGGGCCCGTCCTCAACTCGGACGTCGTTCCGCGCGGTGGAGGCCGCGCTTTGCGCTCAGGGGACAGTGGTTTCGGGGGTGACCGCGCGAGAACGCCGACCCTCGAACATGAGTATCCTCCCACCGCCGCCGAAAACGGGACACCCCCTCGCTCCCTTGTGGCGAAAGGCCGAACCCGCGCGACTTCTGGAAGGGATCACGCTTCCAGGGGACTAGCCGCGCGTCAGCTCCGGCGCGCGCGGCGCCACTCGACGAGCTCGCCCGCCGACCGTGTGTTCAGCACGTGCTCCGGGCGGAGCCAGGCGCGCCGCGCGATCCCCACGCCGTAGCGGAGGTGCGAGAGCTCGCGGACGCCGTGGGCGTCGCTGTTGATCACCACGAGGACGCCGGCGTCGCGCGCCTGTCGCGCCAGGTGCTCGTCCACGTCGAGGCGCGTGGGGGAGCTGTTCAGCTCGATGGCCACGCCGGTGCGCGCGAGGGCCGCGAGCACGACCTCCATGTCGAGCGCCGCGGGCGGCCTGTGCCCGATCTGCCGGCCCGTGGGGTGCCCGAGGCAGTCGATCTTGCCCGACTCGATCGCGCGGACCACCCGGCGGGTGAGCTCCTCGCGCGGCATGTCGAGCCGCTGGTGCACGCTGCCGATCACCCAGTCGAGCTCGTCCAGCGCGTCCTCGAGGTCGAGCGCCCCGTCGGCGAGGATGTCGGCCTCGAGCCCCGCGAAGAGCCGCAGCTCGCCCTCGTGGGAGGCCTCGACCTCGCGGAGCACCTCGCGCTGCGCGCGGAGGCGCTCGCGGCTGAGCCCTCGCACGAAGCCGAGCGACTCGGAGTGATCCGTCACGGCCAAATAAGTCCTAGCTAATGCCCGGGCGGCCGTGGCCATCTGGGCGAGGGTGCTCTTGCCGTCGGTCTCCGTCGTGTGCGAGTGCAGATCGCCGCGAAGGTCGGCGAGCTCGACCAGGCGCGGCAGCGTGTCGCTCGCGGCGGCCTCGACCTCGCCGCGGTTTTCCCGGAGCTCGGGCGGCATCCACGCGAGGCCGATCGCCGCGTACACGCCGGCCTCGTCGTCGCCGGCGACCTTCTTCCCCGCCGCGTCGAACACGCCGTACTCGCTCACCTTCAGCTGCTTCTTCACCGCCAGGGTTCGCATGGCGACGTTGTGGTCGCGCGAGCCGGTGAAGTACTGGAGCGCGGCGCCCCACGACGCCGCGGGTACCACGCGCAGGTCCGCTTGCATGCCGCCCTCGAGCACGACGCTGGTCTTGGTCTCGCCCTGTCCTAGGATCTCCACCACGTCGGGCGCGGCGACGAACGCGCGCATGATGGCGGAGGCGTGCTCGGGCAGCGCGGCCACGAGGACGTCGAGATCGCCGACGGTCTCGGCGCGGCGGCGGAGGCTGCCGGCCGGCTCGCACGCCAGCACCCCGGGCACCGCCCGCATGCGCTCGCAGAGGGCGTCGGCGGCGAGCCACGCCTCGGCGAGGGGCCTCCGCTTCGGGGCCTCGGCGCGCTTGCGCCACGCAGCGATGGCGAGCACGAGCCTCTCCTCGCGCTTCGCGCCGAAGCGCGGCAAGTCGCGCAGCCGGCCCTCCTTCGCGGCGGCCTCGAGCGCGTCGATCGACGTGATCCCCCGCTCCTTCCAGACCTGCTGCGCGGTCTTCAGGCCGATGCCCGGGAGGTTCATGAGGTCGGTGAGGCCCGGCGGAAGCGTCGCGCGGAGAGCCTCGGCCTCGGCGAGCTTCCCCGTGTCGAGCAGCTCCCGGATCCGCCGCGCGACGCCCTCGCCCACGCCCCGCACGCCCTCGAGCTTCCCGGCCGCGGCGAGGTCAGCGAGGCTCTCGCCGAGCCCCTCGATGGCGCGCGCCGCGGAGCGGAAGGCGCGGACCTTGAACGGCACCATCCCGCTCAGCTCTTGCATGTCCGCGAGCTCGTCGAGGGCCCGGGCGATGGCGAGGTTGTCCACGCGACCGAGTGTAGGCGATCCCGACAGCGTACGCCCCGCCACTCTCTCCCGGCCCGCGCCGCGTTCCGCTACGCTCGGGACACCATGGACAAGCGCGCGAGCACCCTCGCCGATCTTCGGGCCCAGGTCGGGGGCGTGCTCCGCGGCAAGGCCGAGGTCGTAGACCAGGTGCTGGTCGCGGCGCTCGCGGGCGGGCACGTGCTGCTCGAGGACGTGCCCGGGGTCGGCAAGACCACCCTCGCGAAGGCCTTCGCCCGCTCGCTCGGCGTGTCGTTCGCGCGGGTTCAGTTCACCCCCGATCTCTTGCCGTCCGACATCCTCGGCTCGCTCGTGCTCGACCGAGACTCCGGCACGTTCGCGTTCCGAAAAGGTCCGATCTTTACTCACGTACTCCTCGCCGACGAGATCAACCGCGCGTCGCCGCGCACGCAGTCCGCGCTGCTCGAGGCGATGAGCGAGGGGCACGTCACCGTGGACGGCGAGACCCACCCGCTGCCGCCGCCGTTCGTGGTGCTCGCCACGCAGAACCCCTCGGACCACCACGGCACCTACCCGCTCCCCGAGGCGCAGCTCGACCGCTTCCTCGTGCGGCTCTCGATGGGGTATCCGAGCCACGCCGAGACGCTCGAGCTGCTCTTCGCGCGGGCCACGGTCGACCCGCTCGACGCCCTCGCGCCCAGGCTCCCCGAGGGCGGCCTCGTGGAGCTGCAGCGCGCGGCGCGAGAGATCCGCGTGGATCGCGCGGTGGCGAGCTACCTCGTGTCGCTGGTCGAGCGCACGCGCGCGCACCCCGACGTCGAGCTCGGCGTCAGCCCGAGAGGGGCCCTTGGCCTCTTCCGCGCGAGCCAGGCGCGCGCGCTGCTCCTCGGGCGAGGCTTCGTGGCGCCCGACGACGTGGCCTCGCTCGCGGTGCCCGTGCTCGCCCACCGCCTGCTCCTCGGACCCGAGGCGAAATACGCGGGGCGACGGGGCGAGGGTGTCATCCGCGCGATCGTGGAGAGCGAGCCGGTGCCTGCGTGAACCTGGAAGTGAGCCCCGCAGGGGCGAACGAAGGCCTATGGCGGGCCCGCGCCGCAGGCGAGGTGTCGCCATGAACCTGGAAGTGAGCCCCGCAGGGGCGAACGAAGGCCTATGGCGGGCCCGCGCCGCAGGCGAGGTGTCGCCATGAAGATCGACTGGGACCGGCTGAACCACGTGTTCATCCCCGTGCCCACGGCCGAGCGGCGGCGCCGGGTGAGGCCCCTCTCGCCGCGCGTCGCCCGGCTGATCGAGCTGCTGTTCTCCGTGACGAGCGTCGGGTGGGCGCTCTTCCTCGTGGGCGCGGTCGTGGGCACCCTGTCGCTGGCCGCGCCTCGCTCACGCCTCGCGTTCGTGTCGGGCACGGCGCTCGGTCTCTTCGCGCTCTCCGTCGCCGCGCGCGGGCGGTTTCGCGTGCGCGAGGGGCGCGCTCGCCTCGAGCAGCCGACCCGCGTCACGGTCGGCGAGGCCATGGAGGTGCGGGTGCTCGTGGACGCGTCGGACCGCGCGAGCGATCTGGCGGTGCGCGGGCCCTTTTTGCCCTATTTCGCGCGCTACGAGGGCGCGCCTCCGGCCCTCGCGGAGGAGCGCGGCACGCGCACCCTCGCGGCCACCGCGCGCGTCCGCTTCCTGAAGCGCGCCGACCTCTTCCTCGGCCCGTTCGCGGTGGCGCGCCGACTGCCGTTCGACGTCGTGAGCGGGCCGCCCATCGAGACCGAGCCCTTCCGCATCAAGGTGGTGCCGCGCCCCGCGCGCGTCTCGCGCCTCGCGCTCGCGCCCTCGCGAGACACGGCCCTCGACGCGCGGCGCGCGACCCGGCGCGCGGGCCTCGCCGACCTCGCCGGCGTTCGCGAGTACCGCCCCGGCGACCGCGTGCGCGACCTCGACGTGCGGACGTGGGCGCGGACGGGCGTGCCCGCGGTGCGCGAGTACCACGACCCCGAGAGGCCCCACGCGCTCCTCCTCCTCGACACGCACGCCGACGACGGGGACGCCTTCGAGGCCGCGGTGTCGCTCACCGCCGGGGTGGCCGAGATCGTCTCGGAGGGCTCGCTCTCGCTCGAGCTGCTCGTGCTCGGTGATGCGCTCCACCCGCTCGGCGCGAGCCGCGGCCGCGAGGTCGTCCCGCGGGTGTCCGACGCGCTCGCGGTCGCCGAGGCGCGCCGCGGGCCGCTCGACGCGCGCCGCCTGCTCGCGCGCATCGCGCCGCACCTCGGCGCCGCGTCGTCGGTGGTGTTCGTGACCACCCGGTGGGATCCCGCCCGCGACGAGGTCGTCCTCGCGCTCACGCGGCGCGGGCTGTTCGTGCGCGCCCTGGTCGTCGCCGACCGGCCAGGTCCGCTCCCCTCGGGCGTGGTGGCGCTGTCGCCCGCGAGGATCGCGCAAGGGGGCCTCGACCTATGAGCGGCGCGATCGCAAGCCCGGCCCGGCTCGCCCTCGCTCGCAGCGCCGGGACGCTCGCGTCCGTGCTGCTCCTCACCACGCTCGTCGACGTGCGCGCGATCGCGCTCGCCCTCCCCTTGGCGCTCACGCTTCGCGTGCAACCTGCACGCATCCCACGCGCCGCCGAGCTCGGACTGTACTTGCTCCTCGTGCTCGGCTTCGGCGCGGGGGTGCGCGCCCTCGGCGAGACGCCCGGCGGCCTCGCGGCGCAGATCGCAGCCGGAGCGCTCGTGGTGACGGCGAGCCGCGCCTTCTTCGTGCCCACCGTGCTCGCCAAGGGAGGCGACGTCACCGCGGTGCTCGTGGCGAGCGCCGCGCTGGCGGTCCAGGGACACCGCGTCGCCGAGCTCGCGCCCTCGCTCGCGGCCGCGCTCGGCCTCGCGACGCTGGGGCGCGATCCCACGTTCGGCGCGGGCCGGCCGCGCGTCGCCTGGGGCTCCGCGGCGGCGCTCATGGTGGGCGCGCTCTGCGTCGGCGGGGCCTCGTCGCGGATCGTGCCCCGCGCGACGTTCGCCGTGGCCCGGCGCTTCGCCATGCGCGCGTACGACCGGCCGCGATCGGGGTTCGACGACGCGCTCACGCTCGGCGACGCCCAGGAGATCCTGGAGTCGGACAAGGTCGTGCTGCGCCTCACCGGCGACGACGTGGAGTACCTCCGAGGCAAGGTCTACCAGTCGTTCGACGGCGCGCAGTGGCTCGGCCTCGCGAGCCACTCGACGCCCGCTGCCCCGTCATTCCCGGCGCCCACCTCGCCCTCGAAGAGCGTGCACGTCGAGGCCACGAGCGGGCACGGCGTGCTCTTCGCGCCGCTGGGGTTCGTCGTTCCAGGCGCTCGAACCCGCGCCGACGGCCTCACGCACGGCCCGAAGCGCACGAGCTGGGACGCCACCAAACCCGCGGGCGACGGCCTCTCGCTCGGCCCGCCGTCGGCCGACGACCTCCAGCTCCCTCGGGCCCACCGGGACGAGCTCCGCGCGCTCGCCGCCGAGTGGACCGTGGGCGCTGCGACGGACGCCGAGCGCCTCGAGGCCCTCGAGACCCATCTCCGAGGCTACCGGTACACCCTGCGGCGCGAGAGGTTCGAGGGGAGCGCGCTCCGCGACTTCCTCTTCGTCCACCGAGCCGGCCACTGCGAGCTGTTCGCGACGGCGTTCGCCCTCCTCGCGCGCGCCTCGGGGATCCCCGCGCGCGTCATCGGCGGCTACCGCGTAGCAGAGGCCGCCACTTCGGGACCGGGCTACGTGGTGCGCGAGCGCCACGCGCACGCGTGGGTCGAGGCGTACAGCGCGACCCCGACGACGCCGGCCGCGTGGCGCACGTGGGACCCCACGCCTCCGAGCGCGTTTCTCCGGCGCCCGTCACCACTCGAGGTGGCGCTGCTCTCGGCGGAGGCGCTGCTCGACGGCCTTGGAAAGCCCAAGGCGCTCGTGGGTGGTGGCGTCCTCGTCGCGGTCGGCGTCGGCGTGTGGCTCGGCGTGCGACGTGCCCGAGCACGACGCGCGCGCCTCGCCGCGCCCGTGGTGCCAATCCACCCCGAGCTCGAGCGGCTCGAGGCCCACCTCGCGACGCGCGGTGTCCAGCGGGACCGCGCCGAGGGACTCTACGCCTTCGCCGAGCGCCTCGAGACCCAGGGCGACGACCTCGCCGCCCGCGCGGTGCGCGCGTGCGCGGCGCTGCGGTATGGCCACGAGGGCACCTCGGAGGAGCTCCGCGCCCTCGTGTCGGCGCGCCTGGCGTCGGACGCGCGAGCCTGAACATTTAGTGCGCACTTGGGCTCCCACGGAC comes from Myxococcales bacterium and encodes:
- the polX gene encoding DNA polymerase/3'-5' exonuclease PolX; its protein translation is MDNLAIARALDELADMQELSGMVPFKVRAFRSAARAIEGLGESLADLAAAGKLEGVRGVGEGVARRIRELLDTGKLAEAEALRATLPPGLTDLMNLPGIGLKTAQQVWKERGITSIDALEAAAKEGRLRDLPRFGAKREERLVLAIAAWRKRAEAPKRRPLAEAWLAADALCERMRAVPGVLACEPAGSLRRRAETVGDLDVLVAALPEHASAIMRAFVAAPDVVEILGQGETKTSVVLEGGMQADLRVVPAASWGAALQYFTGSRDHNVAMRTLAVKKQLKVSEYGVFDAAGKKVAGDDEAGVYAAIGLAWMPPELRENRGEVEAAASDTLPRLVELADLRGDLHSHTTETDGKSTLAQMATAARALARTYLAVTDHSESLGFVRGLSRERLRAQREVLREVEASHEGELRLFAGLEADILADGALDLEDALDELDWVIGSVHQRLDMPREELTRRVVRAIESGKIDCLGHPTGRQIGHRPPAALDMEVVLAALARTGVAIELNSSPTRLDVDEHLARQARDAGVLVVINSDAHGVRELSHLRYGVGIARRAWLRPEHVLNTRSAGELVEWRRARRS
- a CDS encoding MoxR family ATPase, whose product is MDKRASTLADLRAQVGGVLRGKAEVVDQVLVAALAGGHVLLEDVPGVGKTTLAKAFARSLGVSFARVQFTPDLLPSDILGSLVLDRDSGTFAFRKGPIFTHVLLADEINRASPRTQSALLEAMSEGHVTVDGETHPLPPPFVVLATQNPSDHHGTYPLPEAQLDRFLVRLSMGYPSHAETLELLFARATVDPLDALAPRLPEGGLVELQRAAREIRVDRAVASYLVSLVERTRAHPDVELGVSPRGALGLFRASQARALLLGRGFVAPDDVASLAVPVLAHRLLLGPEAKYAGRRGEGVIRAIVESEPVPA
- a CDS encoding DUF58 domain-containing protein — protein: MKIDWDRLNHVFIPVPTAERRRRVRPLSPRVARLIELLFSVTSVGWALFLVGAVVGTLSLAAPRSRLAFVSGTALGLFALSVAARGRFRVREGRARLEQPTRVTVGEAMEVRVLVDASDRASDLAVRGPFLPYFARYEGAPPALAEERGTRTLAATARVRFLKRADLFLGPFAVARRLPFDVVSGPPIETEPFRIKVVPRPARVSRLALAPSRDTALDARRATRRAGLADLAGVREYRPGDRVRDLDVRTWARTGVPAVREYHDPERPHALLLLDTHADDGDAFEAAVSLTAGVAEIVSEGSLSLELLVLGDALHPLGASRGREVVPRVSDALAVAEARRGPLDARRLLARIAPHLGAASSVVFVTTRWDPARDEVVLALTRRGLFVRALVVADRPGPLPSGVVALSPARIAQGGLDL
- a CDS encoding DUF3488 domain-containing protein; amino-acid sequence: MSGAIASPARLALARSAGTLASVLLLTTLVDVRAIALALPLALTLRVQPARIPRAAELGLYLLLVLGFGAGVRALGETPGGLAAQIAAGALVVTASRAFFVPTVLAKGGDVTAVLVASAALAVQGHRVAELAPSLAAALGLATLGRDPTFGAGRPRVAWGSAAALMVGALCVGGASSRIVPRATFAVARRFAMRAYDRPRSGFDDALTLGDAQEILESDKVVLRLTGDDVEYLRGKVYQSFDGAQWLGLASHSTPAAPSFPAPTSPSKSVHVEATSGHGVLFAPLGFVVPGARTRADGLTHGPKRTSWDATKPAGDGLSLGPPSADDLQLPRAHRDELRALAAEWTVGAATDAERLEALETHLRGYRYTLRRERFEGSALRDFLFVHRAGHCELFATAFALLARASGIPARVIGGYRVAEAATSGPGYVVRERHAHAWVEAYSATPTTPAAWRTWDPTPPSAFLRRPSPLEVALLSAEALLDGLGKPKALVGGGVLVAVGVGVWLGVRRARARRARLAAPVVPIHPELERLEAHLATRGVQRDRAEGLYAFAERLETQGDDLAARAVRACAALRYGHEGTSEELRALVSARLASDARA